From a single Carassius carassius chromosome 8, fCarCar2.1, whole genome shotgun sequence genomic region:
- the LOC132144845 gene encoding fer3-like protein yields the protein MGTQSTDCNGLYQDLTSIQELDISTARLNDFCTSPVSASSGKPTRKRVISSVQRQAANIRERKRMFSLNEAFDRLRRRVPTFTYEKRLSRIETLRLAIVYISFMTDILENN from the coding sequence ATGGGGACCCAAAGCACCGACTGCAATGGACTGTACCAGGACCTGACATCCATCCAGGAACTCGACATCTCCACAGCTCGATTAAATGACTTTTGCACGTCTCCTGTGAGCGCCAGCAGCGGGAAACCCACGCGCAAGCGGGTGATCAGCAGCGTCCAGCGCCAGGCAGCGAATATCCGCGAGCGCAAACGGATGTTCAGTCTCAACGAGGCGTTTGACCGACTGCGCAGGAGGGTTCCCACCTTCACCTACGAGAAGAGACTGTCCCGGATAGAGACTCTGCGCCTGGCCATCGTCTACATCTCCTTTATGACGGACATACTCGAGAACAACTGA
- the twist1a gene encoding twist-related protein 1a: protein MFEEEPMQEEPSSPESPVDSLGNSEEEPDRRQQKRSSRKRRQSRKSVEDAESPTPGKRSKKCSNSGSVSGSPQSLEDLQTQRVMANVRERQRTQSLNEAFASLRKIIPTLPSDKLSKIQTLKLASRYIDFLYQVLQSDELDSKMSSCSYVAHERLSYAFSVWRMEGAWSMSTSH from the coding sequence ATGTTTGAAGAAGAGCCGATGCAAGAGGAGCCCAGCTCCCCGGAGTCTCCAGTGGACAGCCTGGGGAACAGCGAGGAGGAGCCAGACAGAAGACAACAGAAGCGCAGCAGCAGGAAAAGACGCCAGAGCAGGAAGAGCGTCGAGGACGCGGAGAGCCCAACGCCTGGGAAGCGGAGCAAGAAGTGCAGCAACAGCGGCAGCGTTAGCGGCAGCCCTCAGTCCCTGGAAGACCTGCAGACGCAGCGCGTCATGGCGAACGTGCGTGAGCGTCAGAGGACTCAGTCTCTAAACGAGGCGTTCGCGTCGCTGCGCAAAATCATCCCCACTTTACCCTCGGACAAGCTCAGCAAAATCCAGACGCTCAAGCTCGCGTCCCGGTACATTGATTTCCTGTACCAGGTGCTGCAGAGCGACGAGCTGGACTCCAAAATGTCCAGCTGCAGTTACGTGGCGCACGAGAGACTCAGTTACGCGTTTTCCGTCTGGAGAATGGAGGGCGCGTGGTCCATGTCAACATCCCACTGA